One part of the Hippopotamus amphibius kiboko isolate mHipAmp2 chromosome 14, mHipAmp2.hap2, whole genome shotgun sequence genome encodes these proteins:
- the ATP7B gene encoding copper-transporting ATPase 2: protein MKPEQEKQISDREKTLSKLSWPAPAWEPAMKQRFAFDNNGYEDGLDGVRPSPTATGTISIVGMTCQSCVKSIEGRVSSLKGVVSVKVSLEQGSATVRYVPSVLSLPQVCRQVEDMGFQASVAEGKAASWPSRFSPPLEAVVKLRVEGMTCQSCVSSIEGEIGKLQGVVRVRVSLSNQEAVITYQPYLIQPQDLKDHVNDMGFEAIIKNKVAPVSLGPIDIRRLQSIHPKVPPASMNQNGNNSETSGGQGLPLHLRVEGMHCKSCVLNIEENIGQLPGVQSIQVSLENRTAQVHYDPSRISPGALQRAIEALPPGNFKVSLPDRAEGSGTDSRSPPAPGALCTMVLAITGMTCTSCTQSIEGLVSQREGVHRISVSLAEGTGTVLYDPSLTHPEELRAAVEDMGFEASVLAENCSSSHIGNHRAGNTTGHAVAGAPVSMQDVAPQPGWLPTNHNPGRTSKSPPASSTTVAPQKCFLQVTGMTCASCVSNIERNLQKEAGILSVLVALMARKAEVKYNPEVIQPLEIVQLIQDLGFEAAVMEDCTGSDGDLELIITGMTCTSCVHNIESKLTRTNGITYASVALATSKAHVKFDPEIIGPRDIVKIIEEIGFHASPAQRNPSARHLDHKVEIKQWKKSFLCSLVFGIPVMGLMIYMLIPSHEPHESMVLDHNIIPGLSILNLIFFILCTFVQFLGGWYFYVQACKSLRHRVANMDVLIVLATSIAYVYSFVILVVAVAEKAERSPVTFFDTPPMLFVFIALGRWLEHVAKSKTSEALAKLMSLQATEATVVTLGEDSLIIREEQVPMELVQRGDIIKVVPGGKFPVDGKVLEGSTMADESLITGEAMPVTKKPGSTVIAGSMNAHGSVLITATHVGNDTTLAQIVKLVEEAQMSKAPIQQLADRFSGYFVPFIIIISTLTLVAPSKHISQAEVILRFAFQTSITVLCIACPCSLGLATPTAVMVGTGVAAQNGILIKGGKPLEMAHKIKTVMFDKTGTITHGVPRVMRVLLLVDVATLPLRKVLAVVGTAEASSEHPLGVAVTRYCKEELGTETLGYCTDFQAVPGCGIGCKVSNVEGILAQGEPPRGQPTTHPNGGSSVPTETEAAPQTFSVLIGNREWMRRNGLTVTSDISDVMTDHETKGQTAILVAIDGVLCGMIAIADAVKQEAALAVHTLKSMGVDVVLITGDNRKTARAIATQVGINKVFAEVLPSHKVAKVQELQNEGKRVAMVGDGVNDSPALARADVGIAIGTGTDVAIEAADVVLIRNDLLDVVASIHLSKRTVWRIRLNLVLALIYNLVGIPIAAGVFMPIGVVLQPWMGSAAMAASSVSVVLSSLQLKCYRKPDLARYEAQAQGRMKPLTASQVSVHIGMDDRRRDSPRAAPWDQVSYISQVSLSSLKSDKLSRHSAAADDRGDKWSLLLNDRDEEQCI, encoded by the exons aCCCTGTCTAAGCTTTCCTGGCCTGCCCCAGCCTGGGAGCCAGCCATGAAGCAGAGATTTGCCTTTGACAACAATGGCTACGAGGACGGCCTGGACGGCGTGCGCCCCTCTCCCACGGCCACTGGCACCATCAGCATCGTGGGCATGACCTGCCAGTCGTGTGTGAAGTCCATCGAGGGCAGGGTCTCCAGTCTGAAAGGCGTCGTGAGCGTTAAGGTTTCCCTGGAGCAGGGCAGCGCCACTGTGAGGTACGTGCCGTCGGTCCTGAGCCTGCCTCAGGTTTGCCGTCAGGTTGAGGACATGGGCTTCCAGGCCAGCGTGGCGGAGGGAAAGGCTGCCTCCTGGCCGTCCAGGTTCTCACCCCCACTGGAGGCCGTGGTCAAGCTTCGGGTGGAGGGCATGACCTGCCAGTCGTGTGTCAGCTCCATCGAAGGCGAGATCGGGAAGCTGCAGGGCGTCGTGAGGGTCCGCGTCTCACTCAGCAACCAGGAGGCGGTCATCACTTACCAGCCGTACCTTATCCAACCCCAAGACCTCAAGGACCACGTAAACGACATGGGGTTTGAAGCCATCATCAAGAACAAGGTGGCCCCCGTGAGCCTGGGGCCTATTGACATCCGGCGGCTCCAAAGCATCCACCCAAAGGTCCCGCCAGCTTCCATGAACCAGAATGGCAATAACTCGGAGACCTCGGGGGGCCAGGGGCTCCCCCTGCACCTGAGAGTGGAGGGAATGCACTGTAAGTCTTGTGTCCTAAACATCGAAGAAAATATTGGCCAGCTCCCAGGGGTTCAGAGTATTCAAGTGTCCCTGGAGAACAGGACTGCCCAAGTCCACTACGACCCTTCTCGCATCTCCCCAGGGGCCCTGCAGAGGGCCATCGAGGCTCTGCCGCCCGGGAACTTTAAAGTCTCTCTTCCGGATCGAGCAGAAGGGAGTGGGACAGACAGCAGGAGCCCCCCGGCGCCCGGCGCGCTCTGTACCATGGTGCTGGCCATCACCGGCATGACCTGCACATCCTGCACCCAGTCCATCGAGGGCCTGGTCTCCCAGAGGGAGGGGGTGCATCGGATCTCGGTCTCTTTGGCCGAAGGGACTGGGACAGTTCTCTATGATCCATCTCTAACTCACCCAGAAGAACTCCGAGCGGCAGTGGAGGACATGGGATTCGAGGCCTCCGTCCTGGCTG AAAACTGTTCCAGCAGTCACATTGGGAACCACCGTGCTGGGAACACCACGGGGCACGCGGTGGCTGGCGCACCTGTGTCCATGCAGGACgtggctccccagcctgggtggCTCCCTACAAACCACAACCCCGGCCGCACATCCAAGTCCCCGCCGGCCTCCTCCACAACCGTGGCCCCGCAGAAGTGCTTTCTGCAGGTCACAGGCATGACCTGCGCGTCCTGTGTGTCCAACATAGAGAGGAACCTGCAGAAAGAAGCCG GGATTCTCTCCGTGCTGGTTGCCCTGATGGCCAGAAAGGCAGAGGTGAAGTATAACCCGGAAGTCATCCAGCCCCTGGAGATCGTGCAGCTCATCCAGGACCTGGGCTTCGAGGCAGCGGTGATGGAGGACTGCACGGGCTCAGACGGCGACCTTGAGCTGATT ATCACGGGGATGACCTGCACTTCCTGTGTTCACAACATTGAGTCCAAACTCACCAGGACAAACGGCATCACCTACGCCTCTGTGGCTCTCGCCACCAGCAAAGCCCACGTGAAGTTTGATCCTGAAATTATCGGTCCAAGGGATATTGTCAAAATTATCGAG GAGATCGGCTTTCATGCCTCCCCGGCCCAGAGGAACCCCAGCGCTCGTCACTTGGACCACAAGGTGGAAATAAAGCA GTGGAAGAAGTCTTTCCTGTGCAGCCTGGTGTTTGGCATCCCTGTCATGGGTTTAATGATCTATATGTTGATACCCAGCCACGAGCCCCACGAGTCTATGGTCCTGGACCACAACATCATCCCAGGACTGTCCATCCTgaacctcatcttctttatcttgTGTACCTTTGTCCAG TTCCTCGGCGGCTGGTACTTCTACGTTCAGGCCTGCAAGTCTCTGAGACACAGGGTGGCCAACATGGATGTGCTCATCGTGCTGGCCACCAGCATCGCCTACGTCTACTCCTTTGTCATCCTGGTGGTGGCCGTTGCCGAGAAGGCGGAGAGGAGCCCCGTGACCTTCTTCGACACCCCCCCCATGCTCTTCGTGTTCATTGCCCTGGGGCGGTGGCTGGAACACGTGGCCAAG AGCAAGACCTCAGAAGCCCTTGCCAAACTTATGTCTCTACAAGCCACGGAAGCCACCGTCGTGACCCTTGGGGAGGACAGCTTAATCATCAG GGAGGAGCAAGTGCCCATGGAGCTGGTGCAGCGTGGCGACATCATCAAGGTTGTCCCCGGGGGCAAGTTCCCAGTGGATGGCAAAGTCCTGGAAGGCAGCACCATGGCCGACGAGTCCCTCATCACAG GAGAGGCCATGCCAGTCACGAAGAAGCCCGGAAGCACGGTGATCGCCGGGTCCATGAATGCCCACGGCTCTGTGCTCATCACGGCCACGCACGTTGGCAATGACACCACCCTGGCGCAGATCGTGAAGCTGGTGGAGGAGGCTCAGATGTCCAAG GCACCCATTCAGCAACTGGCTGACCGGTTTAGTGGATATTTTGTCCCATTTATCATCATCATTTCAACTTTGACGTTGGTG GCCCCCAGCAAGCACATCTCCCAGGCAGAGGTGATCCTCCGGTTTGCGTTCCAGACGTCCATCACGGTGCTGTGCATCGCCTGCCCCTGCTCCCTGGGCCTGGCCACGCCCACGGCCGTCATGGTGGGCACCGGGGTGGCCGCCCAGAACGGCATCCTCATCAAGGGAGGCAAGCCTCTGGAGATGGCCCACAAG ATAAAGACTGTGATGTTTGACAAAACTGGCACCATTACCCACGGGGTCCCCAGAGTCATGCGGGTCCTCCTGCTCGTGGATGTGGCCACGCTGCCCCTCCGGAAGGTGCTCGCGGTGGTGGGGACTGCGGAGGCCAGCAGCGAGCACCCGTTGGGCGTGGCAGTCACCAGATACTGTAAGGAG GAACTTGGCACAGAGACCTTGGGATACTGCACTGACTTCCAGGCGGTGCCCGGCTGTGGGATCGGCTGTAAAGTCAGCAACGTGGAGGGCATCCTGGCCCAGGGTGAGCCCCCACGGGGCCAACCAACCACTCACCCGAATGGAGGCAGCAGCGTCCCCACGGAAACAG AGGCGGCCCCGCAGACCTTCTCTGTGCTGATCGGAAACCGAGAGTGGATGAGGCGCAACGGCTTGACCGTCACCAGCGACATCAGCGACGTGATGACGGATCACGAGACCAAGGGCCAGACGGCCATCCTGGTGGCCATCGACG GTGTGCTCTGTGGCATGATCGCCATCGCGGACGCGGTCAAGCAGGAGGCCGCCCTGGCCGTGCACACGCTGAAGAGCATGGGCGTGGACGTGGTTCTGATCACGGGGGACAACCGCAAGACAGCCAGGGCCATTGCCACCCAG gttgGCATCAACAAAGTCTTTGCAGAGGTGCTGCCTTCTCACAAGGTGGCCAAGGTCCAGGAGCTCCAGAACGAGGGGAAGAGAGTGGCCATGGTGGGCGACGGGGTGAACGACTCCCCGGCCCTGGCCCGGGCTGACGTGGGCATTGCCATCGGGACGGGCACGGACGTGGCCATCGAGGCGGCTGACGTCGTCCTCATCAGA AATGACTTGCTCGACGTGGTGGCCAGCATTCACCTCTCCAAGAGGACCGTCTGGAGGATACGACTCAATCTGGTGCTGGCGCTGATCTACAACCTGGTCGGGATCCCCATTGCAGCAG GTGTCTTCATGCCCATCGGCGTCGTGCTGCAGCCGTGGATGGGCTCGGCGGCCATGGCCGCCTCCTCCGTGTCCGTGGTCCTCTCGTCCCTGCAGCTCAAGTG CTACCGGAAGCCGGACCTGGCGCGGTACGAGGCGCAGGCGCAGGGCCGCATGAAGCCCCTGACCGCGTCCCAGGTCAGCGTGCACATCGGCATGGACGACCGGCGGCGCGACTCTCCGCGGGCCGCGCCCTGGGACCAGGTCAGCTACATCAGCCAGGTGTCCCTGTCTTCCCTCAAGTCCGACAAGCTGTCCCGGCACAGCGCCGCGGCCGACGACAGGGGGGACAAGTGGTCTCTGCTCCTCAACGACCGGGACGAGGAGCAGTGCATCTGA